The following proteins come from a genomic window of Triticum aestivum cultivar Chinese Spring chromosome 6A, IWGSC CS RefSeq v2.1, whole genome shotgun sequence:
- the LOC123131114 gene encoding uncharacterized protein isoform X1, with amino-acid sequence MRQRRITTHAPDLDGTAESVAAWSFSPGHWIQPRFILDASSSRCPRCLRCVSLRGPAAALESPSDSLDTYRQSDGRAAAPVNIQFHKKVLLQFIHAGDFLDWRYAALTFSPPLFQLPSSSFPQSFPRPLISL; translated from the exons ATGAGACAGCGCCGTATCACCACGCACGCCCCTGATCTGGACGGCACAGCCGAGTCCGTGGCGGCGTGGTCCTTCTCCCCAGGTCACTGGATCCAGCCGAGATTCATCCTGGATGCATCGTCCAGCCGCTGCCCTCGATGCCTCCGCTGCGTCTCTCTCCGTGGCCCAGCCGCTGCCCTCGAGTCACCGTCCGACAGCCTCGACACCTACCGGCA GTCGGACGGGCGCGCAGCCGCACCTGTTAACATCCAATTTCACAAGAAGGTGCTCTTGCAG TTTATACACGCAGGGGACTTTCTGGACTGGCGCTATGCCGCTCTAACCTTCTCTCCTCCTCTGTTCCAACTCCCCTCCTCCTCGTTCCCCCAATCTTTCCCTCGCCCTCTGATCTCTCTCTAA
- the LOC123131114 gene encoding uncharacterized protein isoform X2, with product MRQRRITTHAPDLDGTAESVAAWSFSPGHWIQPRFILDASSSRCPRCLRCVSLRGPAAALESPSDSLDTYRQSDGRAAAPVNIQFHKKVLLQGTFWTGAMPL from the exons ATGAGACAGCGCCGTATCACCACGCACGCCCCTGATCTGGACGGCACAGCCGAGTCCGTGGCGGCGTGGTCCTTCTCCCCAGGTCACTGGATCCAGCCGAGATTCATCCTGGATGCATCGTCCAGCCGCTGCCCTCGATGCCTCCGCTGCGTCTCTCTCCGTGGCCCAGCCGCTGCCCTCGAGTCACCGTCCGACAGCCTCGACACCTACCGGCA GTCGGACGGGCGCGCAGCCGCACCTGTTAACATCCAATTTCACAAGAAGGTGCTCTTGCAG GGGACTTTCTGGACTGGCGCTATGCCGCTCTAA